A genomic segment from bacterium encodes:
- a CDS encoding class I SAM-dependent methyltransferase, translating into MYDETFWNTRYTGDEYVYGTEPNSFLAEHSHLLAGPVLSLSEGEGRNGVFLATRGLDVLGVDISMVALEKAKALAQSRGVTIKTVRADLAAYTPEENHFGAVVSIFAHLPGAVRQRLYPLIERSLKPGGTIIMESYSEKQLSRDTGGPKDIDLLMTVDKIRREFPNLEHVLLREVERDITEGGAHSGLGFVVQFIGRKKN; encoded by the coding sequence ATGTACGACGAAACATTTTGGAATACTCGTTACACCGGCGATGAATACGTTTACGGAACGGAACCGAATTCATTTCTGGCAGAGCACAGTCACCTGCTCGCCGGGCCGGTTTTATCGCTTTCCGAAGGCGAGGGACGTAACGGTGTCTTCCTAGCGACGCGCGGTCTGGACGTGCTCGGCGTCGATATTTCAATGGTTGCGCTGGAAAAAGCAAAGGCGTTGGCTCAATCGCGCGGCGTGACAATCAAAACGGTGCGCGCCGACCTCGCCGCTTACACTCCCGAAGAAAATCATTTCGGTGCGGTCGTGTCCATTTTTGCGCACCTTCCGGGCGCGGTTCGGCAGAGGCTTTACCCCTTGATCGAACGCTCGCTGAAACCCGGTGGAACGATCATCATGGAATCTTACTCGGAGAAACAATTATCGCGCGATACAGGCGGCCCCAAAGACATCGACCTGCTGATGACGGTCGATAAAATCCGCCGGGAATTCCCGAATCTCGAGCATGTTCTCTTGCGCGAAGTCGAAAGAGATATTACCGAAGGCGGAGCTCATTCAGGCTTGGGTTTCGTCGTTCAATTTATTGGAAGAAAAAAAAACTGA
- a CDS encoding VOC family protein: MKKVTGIGGIFFKCKDQKKMTEWYQQHLGLNTNSYGATFEWYEGADSTKKGQTQWTPFTETTKYFEPSTKDFMINYRVENLVELVEQLKKEGVTIVDQIETYDYGKFVHILDAEGNKIELWEPID; encoded by the coding sequence ATGAAAAAAGTAACAGGCATTGGCGGCATTTTTTTTAAATGTAAAGATCAGAAAAAAATGACGGAATGGTATCAGCAACACCTTGGTTTAAACACCAACTCCTACGGGGCGACTTTCGAGTGGTATGAAGGCGCCGACAGCACCAAAAAAGGACAAACGCAATGGACGCCGTTTACCGAAACGACCAAGTATTTCGAACCGTCAACCAAAGATTTCATGATCAACTACAGAGTTGAAAATTTAGTTGAACTGGTCGAGCAGTTGAAAAAAGAAGGCGTGACGATCGTCGACCAGATTGAAACCTATGACTACGGCAAATTTGTCCACATCCTTGACGCCGAAG